The following are from one region of the Oncorhynchus masou masou isolate Uvic2021 chromosome 24, UVic_Omas_1.1, whole genome shotgun sequence genome:
- the LOC135512065 gene encoding inward rectifier potassium channel 2-like, with amino-acid sequence MGSVRANRYSIVSTEEHGMKLATVAVPNGYGKGKVHTRHQPQSRFVKKDGHCNVQFINVSEKGQRYLADIFTTCVDIRWRWMFVIFCLAFLLSWLFFGCVFWLVAIFHGDLENDAQKCVSNVSSFTAAFLFSIETQTTIGYGYRYVTDECPVAVFMVVFQSIVGCIIDAFIIGAVMAKMAKPKKRNETLVFSHNATVAMRDNKLCLMWRVGNLRKSHLVEAHVRAQLLKSRTTAEGEFIPLDQVDIDVGFDSGVDRIFLVSPITIVHEISEDSPFYDMSKQQLETSEFEIVVILEGMVEATAMTTQCRSSYLASEILWGHRFDPVLFEEKSYYKVDYSRFHKTYEVPSTPLCSARDLAEKKYILSSSNSFCYENEVALTSKEETDEGNGGSVGPDVTHTDNISDSARHQATVPLEPRPLRRESEI; translated from the coding sequence ATGGGAAGTGTGCGAGCCAACCGCTACAGCATAGTGTCAACCGAGGAGCACGGCATGAAGTTGGCCACTGTGGCAGTGCCCAACGGGTACGGCAAGGGCAAGGTGCACACGAGGCACCAGCCCCAGAGCCGCTTTGTCAAGAAGGACGGTCACTGCAACGTGCAGTTCATCAATGTCTCTGAGAAGGGCCAGCGTTATCTCGCCGACATCTTTACGACCTGTGTGGACATCCGCTGGCGGTGGATGTTCGTCATCTTCTGCCTGGCGTTCCTCCTGTCGTGGCTGTTCTTCGGCTGTGTCTTCTGGCTGGTCGCCATCTTCCATGGGGACCTGGAGAACGACGCCCAGAAGTGCGTCTCCAACGTTAGTAGTTTTACCGCAGCCTTCCTCTTCTCCATCGAGACCCAGACCACCATCGGCTATGGCTACCGCTATGTAACCGACGAAtgtcctgtggcggtcttcatggTGGTCTTCCAGAGCATTGTGGGCTGCATCATTGATGCCTTCATCATCGGCGCCGTCATGGCCAAGATGGCCAAGCCCAAGAAGAGGAACGAGACGCTGGTGTTCAGCCACAACGCTACAGTGGCCATGAGGGACAACAAGCTGTGTCTAATGTGGCGCGTGGGGAACCTGAGGAAAAGCCACCTGGTGGAGGCCCACGTTCGGGCACAGCTCCTCAAGTCGCGCACCACTGCAGAGGGGGAGTTCATCCCTCTGGACCAAGTGGACATCGACGTGGGCTTCGACAGTGGAGTCGACCGTATCTTCCTGGTGTCCCCCATCACCATCGTCCACGAAATCAGCGAGGACAGCCCATTCTATGACATGAGCAAGCAACAGCTGGAGACGTCCGAGTTTGAGATCGTGGTGATCCTGGAGGGGATGGTGGAGGCCACGGCCATGACCACCCAGTGCCGCAGCTCCTACCTGGCCAGCGAGATCCTCTGGGGCCACCGCTTTGACCCGGTGCTCTTCGAGGAGAAGAGCTACTACAAGGTGGACTACTCTCGCTTTCATAAGACTTACGAGGTGCCCAGCACTCCGCTGTGCAGTGCCAGAGACCTAGCAGAGAAAAAATACATCCTGTCCAGCTCCAACTCCTTCTGTTACGAGAACGAGGTGGCGCTGACTAGCAAAGAGGAGACGGATGAGGGGAACGGGGGTAGCGTGGGCCCAGACGTAACTCACACAGACAATATCTCAGACTCTGCACGTCACCAGGCCACTGTGCCACTAGAGCCCAGGCCCCTGAGGCGAGAATCTGAAATATAA